A part of Marinobacter psychrophilus genomic DNA contains:
- a CDS encoding DUF1569 domain-containing protein, with amino-acid sequence MNRRNVLLGIMAGGFVVGTSGVVWLGSGSNDRALTIDASLKTLDKLMNDKIATLGEWNIYQILIHSAQSVEFSMSSFPEHKPALFKKTVGKLAFAAFSAKGKMTHDLSEAIPGAPLIKESGDIRYAYQRLKESMIKFKGYHGHLAEHFAYGNMTKQQYEQAHAMHFYNHLLEIELTS; translated from the coding sequence ATGAATCGTCGAAATGTTCTCTTAGGAATAATGGCTGGCGGGTTTGTTGTTGGTACGAGCGGTGTTGTGTGGTTAGGAAGTGGATCTAACGATAGAGCACTGACAATTGATGCTTCTCTTAAAACTCTCGATAAGTTGATGAACGATAAGATCGCGACACTGGGAGAATGGAATATCTATCAGATACTGATTCATTCGGCCCAAAGCGTTGAGTTCTCGATGTCCAGTTTTCCTGAGCACAAGCCAGCTCTTTTCAAGAAGACCGTTGGCAAACTGGCATTTGCCGCATTTTCTGCAAAAGGAAAAATGACTCATGACTTGAGCGAGGCAATTCCAGGGGCTCCTTTGATCAAGGAAAGCGGCGATATAAGATACGCCTATCAGCGGCTCAAGGAGTCGATGATTAAGTTTAAGGGCTATCATGGCCATCTGGCAGAGCACTTCGCCTATGGAAACATGACCAAACAACAGTATGAACAGGCGCATGCAATGCACTTTTACAATCATCTTCTGGAGATAGAACTAACCAGTTAG
- a CDS encoding L-dopachrome tautomerase-related protein: MTIRVSTRALGALLIPMLLAGCNAVGNWSHGGAVATNAATLEPVRGEIRTVAMLQIRPGNVAVSADGRVFSTIHPMDGDHDVQLIEVTGPHSYRAWPSTEVQTHNGNYQDATIDSPLGIALDGQGGLWITDTGNHLGKTRIWGFTIASGELIQRVTLPADVAPKGSFIQDLVVDRKRGFAYLADIANPSLLTVNLASGDTWRFQGHASLQPQADARLVINGEAIQFGGAPANVGANPITLSDDRSTVYFGAMNGLDWFSVPASLLREHASDGQVADAIVRIGPKPVSDGADTDAAGRHFFTNLNHNGIDILLPGGSLEPLARDERLSWPDSVRMGPQGWLYVAVNQLHKAPPFTGGKDQGKPPYSIYKVWVGDVEE, from the coding sequence ATGACGATTCGTGTTTCAACGCGCGCATTGGGCGCGCTGCTAATACCGATGCTTCTGGCTGGTTGCAATGCCGTTGGCAACTGGAGTCACGGCGGGGCCGTCGCAACAAACGCCGCGACACTGGAGCCGGTGCGAGGAGAAATACGAACCGTCGCAATGTTGCAAATTCGCCCCGGCAACGTGGCCGTCAGTGCGGACGGTCGTGTTTTTTCCACTATCCATCCGATGGACGGCGATCACGACGTACAGCTCATTGAGGTGACCGGCCCCCACAGTTACCGTGCCTGGCCGTCCACCGAGGTTCAAACGCACAATGGCAACTACCAGGACGCCACGATCGACTCGCCTCTAGGCATTGCACTGGATGGCCAGGGTGGGCTCTGGATTACCGACACCGGCAATCATCTGGGCAAAACCCGAATCTGGGGGTTTACTATCGCCTCCGGTGAATTGATTCAGAGAGTAACCCTGCCAGCAGATGTGGCGCCGAAAGGCAGTTTTATTCAAGATTTGGTGGTTGACCGCAAACGGGGCTTTGCCTATCTGGCGGATATCGCCAATCCCAGCCTGCTGACGGTCAATCTGGCAAGTGGCGACACCTGGCGCTTTCAGGGTCATGCGTCGCTTCAACCACAAGCCGATGCGCGCCTGGTGATCAATGGAGAGGCCATACAGTTTGGCGGCGCACCCGCGAACGTCGGGGCTAACCCCATCACCCTGTCAGATGACCGCAGCACCGTCTACTTTGGTGCCATGAATGGTCTGGACTGGTTTAGCGTGCCCGCCAGCCTGTTGCGCGAGCACGCCAGTGACGGACAAGTTGCAGATGCGATTGTCCGGATTGGGCCCAAACCGGTGTCTGACGGCGCCGATACCGACGCTGCAGGCCGCCACTTTTTCACCAACCTGAATCACAACGGCATTGATATTCTGCTGCCTGGAGGTAGCCTGGAACCCCTGGCACGAGACGAGCGTCTGAGTTGGCCTGACAGTGTCCGTATGGGCCCGCAGGGCTGGCTCTACGTTGCGGTCAACCAGCTGCACAAAGCGCCTCCCTTCACCGGTGGTAAAGATCAGGGTAAGCCGCCCTACTCTATCTATAAGGTCTGGGTTGGAGACGTTGAAGAGTAA
- a CDS encoding CaiB/BaiF CoA transferase family protein: protein MTGPLNGIRIVDLTAMVSGPLATMMLADQGAEVIKVENPSGGDFTRSAANRQGNVSASFLNNNRNKKSVALNLKEPAGREALLKLVATADVFVQNFRPGVIDRMGLGEDELRKVAPNLIMVSISGFGDTGPFAQRPVYDPLIQALSGLATVQAGTDERRPQLVRTILPDKLTGVVAAQAITAALFARERSGEGQHVRLSMLDAIIAFLWSSDMGSQTFVQGALPQQAAASFQDLIYQTTTGYVTIAVQNDREWQALIRAVNRPEWAEDPRFLTAELRQKNIDARLDLIQSVIKTDSAEHWLARLAEESVPCAPVLTRTEVLNHPQVQANDLLVEYNHPQAGSIRQTRAPARFSASPTQPLQGAPALGQDTAALLAACGYSADDIQTLIDSGVAGLPGLPE from the coding sequence ATGACTGGCCCACTCAACGGCATCCGAATTGTTGACCTGACCGCCATGGTATCTGGCCCTTTGGCTACCATGATGCTGGCAGACCAGGGCGCTGAGGTGATCAAGGTCGAGAATCCGTCCGGCGGCGATTTCACCCGGTCTGCCGCCAACCGGCAGGGCAATGTGTCAGCGTCTTTTCTCAATAATAACCGCAATAAAAAGTCGGTGGCGCTCAATCTGAAAGAGCCGGCGGGTCGCGAAGCGCTGTTAAAGCTGGTGGCTACCGCTGATGTGTTCGTGCAGAATTTTCGTCCTGGCGTAATCGACAGGATGGGCCTGGGCGAGGACGAATTGCGCAAGGTGGCCCCGAACCTGATTATGGTGTCCATCAGTGGCTTTGGTGACACCGGTCCCTTCGCCCAACGGCCGGTTTACGATCCGCTGATCCAGGCCCTGTCGGGTCTGGCCACGGTGCAGGCCGGCACTGACGAACGGCGTCCGCAACTGGTCAGAACCATTCTGCCTGACAAACTCACCGGTGTTGTTGCTGCCCAAGCCATCACCGCGGCCCTGTTTGCCCGCGAGCGCAGCGGTGAGGGTCAACATGTCCGGCTGTCCATGCTGGACGCCATCATCGCGTTTCTGTGGAGTTCCGATATGGGCAGCCAGACGTTTGTGCAAGGTGCATTGCCTCAGCAGGCCGCTGCCAGTTTTCAGGATCTGATCTACCAGACGACTACCGGTTATGTCACCATCGCGGTGCAGAATGATCGCGAGTGGCAGGCTCTGATCCGCGCTGTGAATCGGCCGGAATGGGCCGAGGACCCGAGGTTCTTGACGGCAGAGCTGCGGCAGAAAAACATCGATGCTCGGCTCGATCTGATCCAGTCCGTGATCAAAACAGACTCGGCAGAGCACTGGCTGGCGCGACTGGCGGAAGAGTCAGTGCCCTGCGCGCCGGTACTGACCCGCACGGAGGTGCTGAATCATCCACAGGTTCAGGCCAATGATTTACTGGTGGAGTACAACCACCCGCAGGCTGGCTCTATTCGCCAGACCCGCGCCCCGGCACGTTTTTCAGCCTCGCCAACGCAACCTTTGCAAGGTGCCCCGGCTCTCGGTCAGGACACTGCGGCTTTGCTGGCAGCCTGCGGCTATTCCGCGGATGACATACAGACCCTGATCGATTCAGGCGTGGCAGGCCTGCCAGGCCTACCAGAGTAA
- a CDS encoding substrate-binding protein, which translates to MSIAKKIVTLAGVVCLTVTTWAVASDPIVIGVPTGLSGANSTVAPAVVQSSEMAVAEINESGGILGRQVKLEIADDGSGASGAQRAFDDLIINRNADVIISMETSAARNAGIPIVERNQVPYIYTSLYEGRSCSPYLFANGAVPEQMVGPIVDYFIDEKASKRFFLVGSDYAFGRGMLEFTRNYIEERGGEVVAEEYQPMNATDWTSIISQMRREKPDAVIMSTAGGAPNVTLQRQYKAAGMQALVGNLSVDELTAQSMGADAEGIYISASYLTAIKSDVNSRFLERMETYFGSKLLTPNDLSVPQYDAIYLYKAAVEMAGTTDADAVIEALAKVSFDGPRGTVQMSAQRHAPLTMHLGRVQGNGSVEVVQIFKNVDPGEQCPTT; encoded by the coding sequence ATGAGTATTGCGAAAAAAATTGTCACATTAGCAGGCGTAGTTTGTTTAACAGTCACAACATGGGCCGTTGCTTCTGACCCGATCGTCATTGGTGTACCTACTGGCTTAAGTGGAGCTAATAGCACTGTGGCGCCTGCCGTGGTGCAATCCTCTGAAATGGCTGTGGCAGAGATAAATGAAAGCGGCGGTATTCTAGGCCGACAAGTCAAGTTAGAAATTGCAGACGATGGCAGCGGTGCATCTGGTGCTCAGCGTGCTTTCGACGACTTGATCATCAATCGAAATGCCGACGTTATCATTTCCATGGAAACCAGTGCCGCTCGTAACGCCGGAATACCGATCGTCGAACGTAATCAAGTTCCTTACATCTATACCTCGCTTTATGAAGGGCGCTCCTGCAGCCCTTATCTTTTCGCGAATGGCGCAGTGCCAGAGCAGATGGTCGGCCCTATTGTTGACTACTTCATCGATGAGAAAGCCTCCAAACGCTTCTTTCTTGTAGGCAGTGACTACGCCTTCGGCCGAGGAATGCTCGAGTTCACTCGGAACTATATCGAGGAACGAGGTGGAGAAGTCGTAGCAGAAGAGTACCAACCAATGAATGCGACAGACTGGACGTCGATCATTAGCCAAATGCGGCGTGAAAAACCCGATGCGGTCATTATGTCAACCGCCGGCGGTGCACCCAACGTGACGTTGCAGCGCCAATACAAGGCTGCTGGCATGCAAGCATTGGTTGGCAATTTAAGCGTAGACGAACTGACAGCACAGAGCATGGGCGCAGACGCTGAGGGAATCTACATTTCCGCATCCTATCTCACTGCTATTAAAAGCGACGTAAACAGCAGATTTCTAGAGCGCATGGAAACCTACTTTGGAAGCAAACTTCTTACCCCAAATGACCTGTCTGTTCCTCAGTACGATGCCATCTACCTTTACAAAGCGGCCGTTGAAATGGCTGGCACCACGGATGCCGATGCGGTCATCGAAGCGTTGGCGAAGGTCTCATTCGACGGCCCCAGAGGAACTGTACAGATGAGCGCTCAGCGTCATGCGCCCCTCACGATGCACCTTGGACGTGTTCAGGGTAACGGTAGTGTGGAAGTGGTGCAGATATTTAAAAACGTAGATCCCGGTGAGCAATGCCCAACGACCTGA
- a CDS encoding branched-chain amino acid ABC transporter permease, with translation MLYLFLDIITTAAILFIVASGLLIIFGVMKIINFAHGVFLTIGGYASLVVTHFDWNPWFSMPLAFVAGCLFGAIIERTVLRFLYHRPLDAILATWGLGIVLGQLIIIGFGREVQFAAGPVSGAMELFGDFYSKYRLLLIIFSMLVAGAMWLLLKGTRIGLQTRAVIMNEPLARGLGINSSRVRLITFSFGAGLACLAGAFITPLSSVDPNMGLPWLVSAFMLVLVSGNSFLALASACIVLGGAQVLASTYISPVIGGLTLAVLAALLLRIRPKGFAYD, from the coding sequence ATGCTTTATTTATTTCTTGACATCATTACGACTGCAGCAATCCTCTTTATTGTTGCCTCTGGTCTGCTGATCATCTTCGGAGTAATGAAGATCATTAATTTTGCCCATGGTGTTTTCCTTACCATCGGTGGTTATGCCTCATTGGTGGTGACCCATTTTGACTGGAACCCTTGGTTCAGTATGCCACTGGCCTTTGTCGCAGGTTGCCTCTTCGGTGCAATCATAGAGCGCACGGTGCTGCGCTTTCTTTATCATCGCCCGCTGGATGCAATCCTGGCGACTTGGGGTTTAGGCATCGTATTAGGGCAATTAATCATTATCGGTTTCGGCCGTGAGGTACAGTTTGCGGCCGGGCCGGTGTCAGGCGCAATGGAGCTATTCGGCGATTTCTATTCGAAATACCGGCTGTTACTTATTATCTTTTCAATGCTGGTAGCAGGAGCAATGTGGTTGCTGCTGAAGGGAACCCGAATTGGTTTGCAGACCCGTGCCGTCATCATGAACGAGCCTTTGGCCCGCGGTTTGGGCATTAACAGTTCGCGTGTACGGTTGATCACCTTTTCCTTCGGTGCTGGCCTCGCGTGTCTAGCCGGGGCTTTCATAACGCCACTGTCCAGTGTGGATCCCAACATGGGACTACCGTGGCTGGTTAGCGCGTTTATGCTGGTTTTGGTGTCTGGTAACTCATTCCTGGCCCTCGCCTCTGCTTGTATAGTACTCGGCGGTGCTCAGGTGCTGGCAAGCACCTACATTAGCCCGGTCATAGGTGGTTTAACGCTCGCCGTACTGGCCGCCCTTCTGTTGCGTATTCGTCCAAAGGGGTTTGCATATGACTAG
- a CDS encoding branched-chain amino acid ABC transporter ATP-binding protein/permease — protein sequence MTRLVTGADANRTYLGLPLHVRFKAVSILTGLALLVVLVGPFVLDPYTQSVLVRAFLLAITALTVDLLWGTTGILTFAQGAFFGIGAYAAGLMFTHVGYTVGTMMLALLAAIAVSMLVAAFVGWLAFWQGATPLYVAVVTLVLPIVVVQLIYSGGTFTGSSSGLVGFDAPTLSMTGWFWFTGTLMVLLTACAWVFIRSDYGRKLNAVRDNETRSRYLGIPTSNVKIILMMFMAALASLAGFIYACVGTIVAPEHADFVFGTELVIYVALGGRGTVLGPVIGTIGLEWASAYVSSILPFVWTIIIGAIFVVVIVVLPEGLLPPIWRTLARRLPARFVNTAKSTRATVFHPLVEIGAKSSTTSLTQPALSLTGVTKRYGHLQVLDGIDIQIMPGELVGIVGPNGAGKTTLMRCISDGMERSSGTIKVNGKSIDHKSPEGITALGLGRSFQNTSLFGSLRVSECLRLARYRHNKPSKIDTADRVGLPLAAMEVLESTGLQTQLQEQVNNLPHGMKRALELIMVLSLEPNVLLLDEPTAGLTKADRLMIGRILTDLQNRLGLAIVLIEHDFDFVKQVCSRLVVLHRGELILDGPVQEVVNSDLVQEIYSGHVE from the coding sequence ATGACTAGGCTTGTCACTGGTGCCGACGCAAATCGCACTTATCTTGGCCTGCCGCTTCATGTTCGTTTCAAAGCGGTGAGCATCCTGACAGGTCTGGCCTTGCTGGTGGTGCTCGTCGGGCCTTTTGTTCTGGACCCCTACACCCAAAGCGTTCTTGTAAGAGCGTTCCTGCTTGCAATTACCGCCTTAACTGTCGACCTGCTGTGGGGCACCACAGGGATCCTGACTTTCGCCCAAGGTGCTTTTTTTGGCATCGGCGCCTATGCCGCCGGGCTCATGTTCACTCATGTTGGCTATACGGTGGGTACAATGATGCTTGCCTTGTTGGCGGCAATAGCTGTGTCCATGCTCGTTGCCGCCTTTGTTGGCTGGCTCGCCTTTTGGCAAGGTGCAACACCGCTGTATGTGGCGGTGGTTACGCTGGTCTTGCCGATCGTTGTGGTACAACTAATCTACTCTGGTGGCACTTTCACGGGTTCCAGCAGCGGGCTGGTGGGTTTCGATGCGCCAACTTTGTCTATGACCGGCTGGTTCTGGTTTACCGGTACCCTGATGGTTTTGTTAACAGCATGTGCTTGGGTTTTCATCCGTAGCGATTATGGCCGCAAACTTAATGCGGTGCGCGACAACGAAACACGTAGCCGTTATCTTGGAATCCCGACAAGCAACGTGAAGATCATTCTGATGATGTTCATGGCCGCGCTGGCTTCGTTGGCAGGTTTCATTTACGCCTGTGTAGGCACCATCGTTGCACCAGAACATGCTGATTTTGTCTTTGGTACGGAACTGGTTATCTACGTTGCCCTAGGCGGACGAGGCACTGTTCTGGGGCCGGTCATTGGCACTATCGGGTTAGAGTGGGCCAGTGCCTATGTCAGTAGCATCCTTCCGTTTGTCTGGACCATCATCATCGGTGCCATCTTCGTCGTGGTGATTGTAGTACTGCCAGAAGGATTGCTTCCTCCTATCTGGCGAACCCTTGCGCGAAGGCTCCCTGCCCGTTTTGTAAATACTGCTAAAAGTACACGGGCAACTGTTTTTCACCCTCTCGTTGAGATCGGTGCTAAATCATCAACAACCTCCCTGACTCAGCCCGCCCTCAGCCTGACCGGTGTCACCAAGCGCTACGGGCATCTGCAGGTGCTGGATGGTATCGACATTCAAATAATGCCAGGAGAACTGGTGGGTATTGTCGGCCCCAACGGGGCTGGAAAAACCACACTCATGCGCTGTATAAGCGATGGAATGGAGCGCAGCAGCGGTACAATTAAAGTGAATGGCAAAAGCATCGACCACAAATCACCTGAGGGCATTACCGCATTAGGGCTTGGACGAAGCTTCCAGAACACCAGCTTGTTCGGAAGCCTTCGCGTGTCTGAGTGCCTCCGCCTTGCGCGCTACCGCCATAATAAACCATCAAAAATCGACACGGCAGACCGAGTCGGACTTCCCCTCGCCGCTATGGAAGTTCTGGAGAGCACAGGATTGCAAACGCAGCTGCAGGAGCAGGTTAACAATCTGCCCCATGGCATGAAGCGAGCATTAGAGCTAATCATGGTGCTTTCCTTAGAACCAAACGTGCTACTACTTGATGAGCCTACAGCAGGACTGACCAAGGCAGACAGGCTCATGATTGGCCGAATTCTGACGGATTTACAGAACCGCCTTGGCCTTGCCATCGTGCTGATAGAGCACGATTTTGATTTCGTCAAACAGGTCTGCTCCCGACTGGTGGTTCTTCACCGCGGAGAACTGATCCTAGACGGTCCGGTACAGGAAGTAGTCAACTCCGATCTAGTGCAAGAAATTTACTCGGGGCATGTCGAATGA
- a CDS encoding ABC transporter ATP-binding protein, with product MSANIKKPTVGTVLECHHLSSGYDDAVVIEDINIQISAGQIFAILGKNGMGKSTLLKTIMGFLKPTHGEITFADEPIGGVEPQKLARRGIAYIPQEAAIFQDLTVEENLRLGLSNDRLLPSGMEKIAAYFPILPKRRKQFAGTLSGGEQKMLLMARALMSNPKLMLVDEISEGLQPTMVENITKVLRQLATNDNVGILLVEQNVRFVSRVAHSVALLEIGRIVREKQLDDGTDNEQGLAEMMRV from the coding sequence ATGAGCGCAAATATTAAAAAACCCACCGTCGGCACCGTCTTGGAATGCCACCATCTGAGCAGTGGCTACGATGATGCGGTTGTCATCGAAGACATTAATATTCAGATAAGCGCGGGGCAGATCTTTGCCATCCTCGGTAAGAATGGCATGGGCAAGTCCACCCTGCTGAAGACCATCATGGGCTTTCTCAAACCCACCCACGGCGAAATCACCTTCGCAGACGAGCCCATAGGTGGCGTCGAGCCCCAAAAACTCGCCCGACGCGGCATCGCATATATCCCTCAGGAAGCCGCCATTTTTCAGGACCTGACGGTAGAGGAAAACCTGCGTTTGGGCCTATCAAATGACCGCCTGCTACCGAGCGGTATGGAGAAGATAGCAGCCTATTTCCCCATCCTTCCTAAGCGACGCAAACAGTTTGCGGGCACTTTGAGCGGAGGAGAGCAGAAGATGCTACTGATGGCTCGAGCACTGATGAGCAACCCAAAATTGATGCTCGTAGACGAAATAAGTGAGGGGTTGCAACCCACTATGGTGGAGAACATAACGAAAGTGCTCAGACAATTGGCGACAAACGACAACGTGGGCATCCTGCTGGTGGAGCAGAACGTGCGATTCGTGAGTCGCGTCGCCCACTCGGTGGCGCTATTGGAAATCGGGCGCATCGTGCGTGAAAAACAACTCGACGATGGCACGGATAACGAGCAAGGACTGGCAGAAATGATGCGCGTCTGA
- a CDS encoding amidase: MNSSPNFWPLHQQVAAIARGELSARELVLGYTERLTAFDGTLATHVELSPTALDEAAAIDDAIARGKTLGPLAGACISVKDNYLTRNMPTRAGTDVDELCFPETDSHVVSKLRDAGAVILGKTRMHEFAWGNITPPTRNPWNTDCVPGGSSGGSAAAVAAALCSSAMGSDTGGSVRIPATLCGIVGLKPTFGLIGRTGIVPHSWSLDHAGPLTRCVTDSAIILEALVGRDVNDPSSVNSPDAKYQPPADLTISGQRVGVIRNHFSERLSTDVTASFDKALIWLKQKGVEIHEFDVPNLDYGLGAIFAIELASSSAYHEHAIQRGLTRGFNPDVRDLVEMGRLVSAVDYLHAEQLRTELCKDFAKIFDTVDVVISPTSPITAWRAGQWELEIDGSLESVLAASWRFTYPFNLTGMPAITVPAGLDRNGLPIGLQIAGPPFSERKILTVAAAFEAEHSYADATPNGFN, from the coding sequence ATGAACAGCTCCCCGAACTTTTGGCCACTCCACCAGCAGGTGGCAGCGATCGCAAGGGGCGAGCTCTCTGCACGGGAACTTGTCCTGGGCTATACGGAGCGTCTTACCGCCTTCGACGGCACACTAGCAACTCATGTCGAGCTCAGCCCTACTGCTCTGGACGAAGCAGCGGCAATTGACGATGCAATTGCCAGAGGTAAAACCCTTGGCCCCTTGGCTGGAGCCTGTATTTCGGTCAAGGACAATTACCTGACCAGGAATATGCCCACAAGAGCCGGCACTGACGTGGATGAGCTCTGTTTTCCTGAAACGGATAGTCATGTAGTAAGCAAGCTGCGCGACGCCGGTGCCGTCATCCTTGGTAAAACACGAATGCACGAGTTTGCTTGGGGCAATATCACGCCGCCTACTCGTAACCCGTGGAACACCGACTGTGTGCCCGGCGGTTCCAGTGGCGGCTCAGCTGCGGCCGTAGCGGCCGCACTCTGCAGCTCGGCCATGGGTTCGGATACTGGTGGATCGGTGCGAATTCCCGCCACCCTATGCGGAATTGTCGGGCTCAAACCCACGTTCGGGCTGATTGGACGAACGGGTATCGTGCCGCATAGTTGGTCACTCGACCACGCCGGCCCGCTAACCCGATGCGTAACCGATTCAGCCATAATCCTTGAAGCCCTGGTAGGCCGGGATGTTAACGATCCCTCTTCCGTAAACTCCCCAGATGCCAAATACCAACCGCCGGCAGACCTCACAATTTCCGGCCAACGCGTGGGTGTAATTCGCAACCACTTCTCTGAGCGTCTGTCCACAGACGTGACCGCAAGCTTCGATAAGGCGCTTATCTGGCTAAAGCAAAAGGGTGTGGAGATCCACGAGTTCGATGTGCCTAACCTTGACTATGGCCTGGGCGCAATTTTTGCCATCGAGCTGGCTTCATCCTCCGCCTATCACGAACACGCGATACAGCGAGGCTTGACCCGTGGTTTCAATCCAGATGTGCGAGATTTGGTGGAAATGGGTCGACTGGTTTCAGCGGTGGATTATCTGCATGCGGAACAGTTGCGCACCGAGTTATGTAAAGATTTTGCGAAGATATTCGACACAGTGGATGTCGTAATCAGTCCTACCAGCCCGATCACTGCTTGGCGCGCCGGACAATGGGAACTTGAAATTGACGGTTCATTAGAAAGTGTACTCGCGGCATCATGGCGGTTTACCTATCCTTTCAATCTCACTGGTATGCCAGCCATTACTGTACCTGCAGGGCTTGATAGAAACGGCTTACCCATAGGGTTACAAATTGCAGGGCCGCCATTTTCTGAACGCAAGATCCTTACAGTTGCGGCCGCTTTTGAAGCAGAGCATTCCTATGCCGATGCGACACCTAACGGGTTTAACTAA
- a CDS encoding nitrilase family protein, which yields MRHLTGLTKYKKAEKTVSSNNKGRQEALVRVACIQMEPRIGDVQGNIEKSIAKIEEAAGVQGARLIVLPELTNSGYVFKSREEAFACAEVVGSGPASIAWMKLCRDYNCWIVAGMAEREGDRLFNAAVCFGPNGHVGTFRKIHLWNQENLFFEPGNLGFPVWHTPLGRLACCICYDLWFPESLRIAALQGADIVCIPTNWVPIPGQDPNRETMANILCMAAAHSNSVFIAAADRVGTERGQPFIGQSLIVSYTGWPIGGPASFDQEEIVYADLNLADARRKRNWNEYNQPLRDRRHDVYDKMLGSQSPPGWH from the coding sequence ATGCGACACCTAACGGGTTTAACTAAGTACAAAAAAGCGGAGAAGACTGTGAGCTCAAACAACAAAGGACGTCAGGAAGCCCTCGTGCGGGTTGCCTGCATTCAGATGGAACCTAGGATAGGAGACGTCCAAGGCAATATTGAAAAAAGTATCGCAAAAATAGAAGAAGCAGCAGGTGTTCAGGGCGCCCGCTTGATTGTCCTTCCAGAACTGACGAATTCAGGGTATGTCTTTAAGTCGAGAGAAGAAGCCTTCGCATGTGCAGAAGTCGTGGGCAGTGGGCCAGCATCAATAGCATGGATGAAATTGTGCCGCGACTACAATTGCTGGATTGTTGCCGGTATGGCAGAGCGCGAAGGTGACCGACTGTTCAATGCAGCTGTATGCTTCGGACCGAATGGGCACGTAGGCACCTTTCGCAAGATACATCTGTGGAATCAGGAGAACTTGTTCTTTGAACCCGGCAACTTGGGATTCCCAGTCTGGCACACCCCTCTTGGGCGCCTGGCGTGTTGTATATGCTATGACCTCTGGTTCCCTGAGAGCTTGCGGATTGCGGCGCTTCAAGGTGCAGACATTGTATGCATTCCTACAAACTGGGTACCGATTCCCGGCCAGGACCCAAACCGGGAGACCATGGCTAACATCTTGTGCATGGCCGCAGCTCACAGCAACTCTGTATTTATTGCAGCTGCTGATCGAGTAGGTACCGAACGCGGTCAGCCGTTTATTGGCCAAAGCCTGATTGTAAGTTATACCGGATGGCCAATAGGCGGCCCTGCTAGCTTCGACCAGGAAGAGATCGTGTATGCAGATCTAAACCTTGCCGATGCCCGCCGCAAAAGGAATTGGAACGAGTACAACCAACCCCTTCGGGACCGTCGGCACGATGTTTATGACAAGATGCTAGGAAGTCAGAGTCCTCCTGGCTGGCACTAA
- a CDS encoding DMT family transporter — protein sequence MANSCLFGCFCTIFAFFAQNYGTRKLSPSKVSLLMGSEPAFGAIFAVWWLGEDIGPLGWFGGSLIVIASLYATLPKTKKAHGVAEDQAPSEHVSG from the coding sequence CTGGCTAATAGTTGTTTATTTGGTTGTTTTTGTACGATATTTGCCTTTTTCGCACAAAATTACGGGACCCGAAAACTCAGCCCTTCTAAGGTTTCATTGTTGATGGGATCGGAGCCAGCATTTGGCGCTATCTTCGCTGTGTGGTGGTTGGGGGAAGACATTGGACCGCTGGGGTGGTTCGGTGGGTCACTGATCGTTATTGCGTCTCTTTATGCAACGTTACCTAAGACAAAAAAAGCCCACGGCGTTGCGGAGGATCAGGCTCCGTCCGAACACGTCAGCGGCTAA